A region of Pseudomonas marginalis DNA encodes the following proteins:
- a CDS encoding peptidylprolyl isomerase: MTTGCGCGGDNGGSGGCGSSAKEPVMAQASFEEIKAPELIASSEQEWPIISVNGVAVTPEAMALELQYHPAASREEAVYLAARALVIRELLQQRIAELGLAVEIAAGENEEEAATRLLLEREVTVPDCDEATCVRYFENNRGRFHSAPLLAVRHILLECAPDDAEARHLAHTQAEVLLLSLEEHPGQFAELALKYSACPSKAQGGSLGQVSKGQTVPELERQLFTLAPGLAAKPLESRYGWHVISVDQRIEGQPLPYEAVAVAIRTQLQQGVWQKALVQYLQTLIGAADIRGIALQGADSPLVQ, encoded by the coding sequence ATGACTACAGGATGCGGATGTGGTGGCGATAACGGCGGCAGCGGTGGTTGCGGCTCGTCGGCCAAGGAACCGGTGATGGCCCAGGCTTCTTTCGAGGAAATCAAGGCGCCGGAGTTAATCGCCAGCAGTGAACAGGAATGGCCGATCATCAGCGTCAACGGCGTGGCGGTCACGCCCGAGGCCATGGCCCTGGAGTTGCAATACCACCCGGCCGCCAGCCGCGAGGAAGCGGTGTACCTGGCCGCCCGCGCGCTGGTGATCCGCGAGCTGTTGCAACAGCGGATCGCCGAGCTGGGCCTGGCGGTGGAAATCGCCGCCGGCGAGAACGAAGAAGAAGCCGCCACGCGCCTGCTGCTGGAGCGTGAGGTGACGGTGCCCGACTGCGACGAAGCCACCTGCGTGCGCTACTTCGAGAACAACCGTGGGCGCTTTCACAGCGCGCCGTTGCTGGCGGTGCGGCATATCCTGCTCGAGTGCGCGCCGGACGACGCCGAGGCGCGCCACCTGGCGCACACCCAGGCTGAAGTCCTGCTGCTGAGCCTGGAAGAACATCCGGGCCAGTTTGCCGAACTGGCGCTCAAGTACTCGGCCTGCCCGTCCAAAGCACAGGGTGGTTCGCTGGGCCAGGTGAGCAAAGGCCAGACCGTGCCGGAGTTGGAGCGCCAGTTGTTCACCCTGGCCCCGGGCCTGGCCGCCAAGCCGCTGGAGAGCCGTTATGGCTGGCACGTGATCAGCGTCGACCAGCGTATCGAAGGCCAGCCGTTGCCGTATGAAGCGGTAGCCGTCGCGATTCGCACCCAGTTGCAGCAAGGGGTGTGGCAGAAGGCATTGGTGCAGTACCTGCAAACCCTGATCGGCGCGGCGGACATCCGCGGCATCGCGCTGCAGGGCGCCGACTCACCGTTGGTGCAGTGA
- the narI gene encoding respiratory nitrate reductase subunit gamma, translating to MSKWNLLVFGVYPYVALAICLLGSWARFDLSQYTWKAGSSQMLNNRGMRVASNFFHIGVLFVLAGHFVGLLTPASVYHHVISTENKQLLAMVSGGFFGLLCLVGLLMLVKRRLGDPRVRATSSPSDILILLVLLAQLLLGLLTIVASTGHMDGSVMVMLADWAQNVVLLRPVEAAESIAPVSLIYKAHVALGLTLFVLFPFTRLVHMVSAPIWYLGRRYQIVRQKY from the coding sequence ATGTCTAAGTGGAATTTGCTGGTATTCGGGGTGTACCCCTATGTGGCCCTGGCGATCTGCCTGTTGGGCAGTTGGGCGCGGTTCGACCTGTCGCAGTACACCTGGAAGGCCGGTTCCAGCCAGATGCTCAACAACCGGGGCATGCGCGTGGCGAGCAACTTTTTCCACATCGGCGTGCTGTTCGTGCTGGCCGGGCATTTTGTCGGCCTGCTGACCCCGGCGTCGGTTTACCACCATGTGATCAGCACTGAGAACAAGCAGTTGCTGGCGATGGTCTCGGGCGGCTTCTTCGGCCTGCTGTGCCTGGTGGGCCTGCTGATGCTGGTCAAGCGTCGCCTGGGCGATCCGCGCGTGCGGGCGACCTCGAGCCCGTCGGACATCCTGATCCTGTTGGTGCTGCTCGCGCAGTTGCTGCTGGGCCTGCTGACCATCGTCGCGTCCACCGGGCATATGGACGGCTCGGTGATGGTGATGCTCGCCGACTGGGCGCAGAACGTGGTGCTGTTGCGGCCGGTGGAAGCGGCCGAGTCGATTGCGCCGGTGTCGCTGATCTACAAGGCCCACGTGGCGCTGGGCTTGACCCTGTTTGTGCTGTTCCCGTTTACCCGCTTGGTGCACATGGTCAGCGCGCCGATCTGGTACCTGGGGCGTCGTTATCAAATCGTGCGGCAGAAGTATTGA
- the narJ gene encoding nitrate reductase molybdenum cofactor assembly chaperone, which translates to MRILKVISLLLDYPTETLVNGRDELEQAILESREISPKQRGALFELLELICANDLMDGQEHYGALFGRGRSLSLLLFEHVHGESRDRGQAMVDMMAQYEEAGFAIGVKELPDYIPLYLEFLSTREDIEAREGLADVAHLLALLAARLDERESGYASCFRALLQIAGAEPHQAVAELRAQVAAEPRDDSLEALDKIWEEEAVDFMQAEQQDRCGSMPNAPGKAREESAVPLHWVDFQQEGRAAAPAGEVGNV; encoded by the coding sequence ATGCGCATTCTTAAAGTGATTTCGTTGCTGCTGGACTACCCCACTGAAACCTTGGTGAACGGTCGCGACGAACTGGAACAGGCGATTCTCGAATCCCGGGAAATCAGCCCCAAGCAGCGCGGTGCGTTGTTCGAGCTGCTGGAACTGATCTGCGCCAATGACCTGATGGACGGCCAGGAACACTACGGCGCGCTGTTTGGCCGGGGCCGTTCGCTGTCGCTGTTGTTGTTCGAACACGTGCACGGCGAGTCCCGCGACCGTGGCCAGGCCATGGTCGACATGATGGCCCAGTACGAAGAAGCCGGGTTTGCCATCGGCGTCAAGGAGCTGCCGGACTACATCCCGTTGTACCTGGAGTTCCTGTCCACCCGCGAAGACATCGAGGCCCGCGAGGGCCTGGCGGATGTGGCGCACCTGCTGGCCTTGCTCGCTGCGCGTCTGGACGAGCGTGAGAGCGGCTATGCCAGTTGCTTCCGTGCGTTGTTGCAGATTGCCGGCGCCGAGCCGCACCAGGCCGTGGCCGAACTGCGCGCCCAGGTCGCCGCCGAACCGCGGGACGACTCCCTCGAAGCCCTGGACAAAATCTGGGAAGAGGAGGCGGTGGACTTTATGCAGGCTGAGCAACAGGACCGCTGCGGCTCGATGCCAAACGCCCCCGGCAAGGCCCGCGAAGAAAGCGCGGTGCCGTTGCATTGGGTGGATTTTCAGCAAGAAGGCCGGGCCGCAGCGCCCGCCGGGGAGGTGGGTAATGTCTAA
- the narH gene encoding nitrate reductase subunit beta: MKIRSQIGMVLNLDKCIGCHTCSITCKNVWTSREGMEYAWFNNVESKPGIGYPKEWENQDKWKGGWVRNANGSINPRIGGKFRVLANIFANPDLPSLDDYYEPFDFDYQHLHTAPLGEHQPTARPRSLVSGKRMEKIEWGPNWEEILGTEFAKRRKDKNFDQIQADIYGEYENTFMMYLPRLCEHCLNPACAASCPSGAIYKREEDGIVLIDQEKCRGWRMCISGCPYKKIYFNWKSGKSEKCIFCYPRIEAGMPTVCAETCVGRIRYLGVLLYDADRISEVASTANEQDLYEKQLEIFLDPNDPAVIRQALADGVPQSVIDSAQRSPVYKMAVDWKLALPLHPEYRTLPMVWYVPPLSPIQNAAAAGTVGMNGVIPDVDSLRIPLRYLANMLTAGDEKPVKRALKRLLAMRAYKRSQQVDGVQDLQVLEDVGLSVEQVEEMYRYLAIANYEDRFVVPSAHREDAMSDAFAEHSGCGFSFGSGCSGSSDTNMFGAKKANRRDVLKTVQIWED, translated from the coding sequence ATGAAAATTCGCTCACAGATCGGCATGGTCCTCAACCTGGACAAATGCATCGGCTGCCACACCTGTTCCATCACCTGCAAGAACGTGTGGACCAGCCGTGAAGGCATGGAATACGCCTGGTTCAACAACGTCGAGTCCAAGCCCGGCATCGGCTACCCCAAAGAGTGGGAAAACCAGGACAAGTGGAAGGGCGGCTGGGTGCGCAACGCCAACGGCTCGATCAACCCACGCATCGGCGGCAAGTTCCGTGTGTTGGCGAACATCTTTGCCAACCCCGACCTGCCGAGCCTGGACGACTACTACGAGCCGTTCGACTTCGACTATCAGCACCTGCACACCGCGCCATTGGGCGAGCACCAGCCGACCGCACGCCCGCGTTCGCTGGTGTCCGGCAAGCGCATGGAAAAGATCGAGTGGGGCCCGAACTGGGAGGAAATCCTCGGTACCGAATTCGCCAAGCGCCGCAAGGACAAAAACTTCGACCAGATCCAGGCCGACATTTATGGCGAGTACGAAAACACCTTCATGATGTACCTGCCGCGCCTGTGCGAGCACTGCCTCAACCCGGCGTGTGCGGCATCCTGCCCGAGCGGTGCGATCTACAAGCGTGAAGAAGACGGCATCGTGCTGATCGACCAGGAGAAATGCCGGGGCTGGCGCATGTGCATCAGCGGCTGCCCGTACAAGAAAATCTACTTCAACTGGAAGAGCGGCAAGTCCGAGAAGTGCATCTTCTGCTACCCGCGTATCGAAGCCGGTATGCCGACCGTGTGCGCCGAAACCTGCGTGGGTCGGATTCGCTACCTCGGTGTGCTGCTGTACGACGCCGACCGCATCAGCGAAGTGGCCAGCACCGCCAACGAGCAGGACCTGTACGAGAAGCAACTGGAAATTTTCCTCGACCCGAATGACCCGGCGGTGATTCGTCAGGCCCTGGCCGATGGCGTGCCGCAGTCGGTGATCGACTCGGCCCAGCGTTCGCCGGTGTACAAAATGGCCGTCGACTGGAAGTTGGCACTGCCGCTGCACCCGGAATACCGCACTTTGCCGATGGTCTGGTACGTGCCGCCGCTGTCGCCGATCCAGAACGCCGCCGCGGCCGGCACCGTGGGCATGAACGGGGTGATCCCGGATGTGGACAGCCTGCGCATCCCCCTGCGCTACCTGGCCAACATGCTCACCGCCGGCGATGAAAAACCGGTCAAGCGTGCACTCAAGCGCCTGTTGGCGATGCGCGCCTACAAACGCTCCCAGCAAGTCGATGGCGTACAGGACCTGCAAGTGCTCGAAGACGTCGGCCTGAGCGTTGAACAGGTGGAAGAGATGTACCGCTACCTGGCCATCGCCAACTACGAAGACCGCTTCGTGGTACCGAGCGCCCACCGTGAAGACGCCATGAGCGACGCGTTCGCCGAACACTCCGGCTGTGGTTTCAGCTTCGGCAGCGGTTGCAGCGGCAGCTCCGACACCAACATGTTCGGCGCCAAGAAAGCCAACCGCCGTGACGTGCTGAAAACCGTCCAGATCTGGGAGGACTGA
- a CDS encoding nitrate reductase subunit alpha: MSHLLDQLRFFNRKQNEFSDGHGETRKESRDWENVYRSRWQYDKIVRSTHGVNCTGSCSWKIYVKNGLITWETQQTDYPRTRNDLPNHEPRGCPRGASYSWYIYSANRLKYPKIRKPLLKLWRDARQTLSPVEAWASIVEDKVKADSYKSKRGMGGFIRSNWEEVNEIIAASNVYTIKQYGPDRIVGFSPIPAMSMVSYAAGSRYLSLIGGVCLSFYDWYCDLPPASPMVWGEQTDVPESADWYNSNYIIAWGSNVPQTRTPDAHFFTEVRYKGTKTVAITPDYSEVAKLTDLWLNPKQGTDAALAQAFNHVIFKEFHLDKPSAYFTDYAKRFTDLPVLVMLKPMTGFAPGAGFQPDRFLRASDLTGNLGQDNNPEWKTIALDESGELVSPQGSIGYRWGEKGKWNILAKEGGEGRPIDLKLSLIGDDVAEVAFPYFAGEAHEHFQHVAGDAVQFRRVPVHSVTLADGSVAKVATVFDLSAANLAIDRGLGGQNVAKDYDDASVPGTPAWQEAITGVSREKAIQIAREFADNADKTKGRSMIIVGAAMNHWYHMDMNYRGLINMLMLCGCVGQTGGGWAHYVGQEKLRPQCGWLPLAFGLDWNRPPRQMNGTSFFYGHSSQWRHEKMSMHDVLSPLADKSQFPEHALDYNIRAERAGWLPSAPQLNTNPLHICRDAAAAGMTPKDYVVKSWQDGSLRFACEQPDSPVNFPRNMFIWRSNLLGSSGKGHEYMLKYLLGTKNGVMNEDIGHSTECKPTEAEWVEDGAIGKLDLVTTLDFRMSSTCVYSDIVLPTATWYEKDDMNTSDMHPFIHPLSAAIDPAWESRSDWEIYKGIAKAFSAMSVGHLGVEQDLVTVPLMHDSVGELAQPFGGTDWKSAGVAPVPGKNAPNMAVVERDYPNIYKQFSSLGPMLEKLGNGGKGINWNTDEEVEFLGELNHHESAAGISHGRPKIDTAIDAAEVILSLAPETNGKVALKAWAALSEFTGIDHSHLAISKAHEAIRFRDIQAQPRKIISSPTWSGLEDEHVSYNAGYTNVHENIPWRTITGRQQFYQDHPWMQAFGEQLMSYRPPVNTRTIEGVKGKRSNGETEIVLNWITPHQKWGIHSTYSDNLLMLTLSRGGPIVWLSEIDAKRAGIEDNDWIECFNVNGALTARAVVSQRVKEGMVMMYHAQERIVNVPGSETTKTRGGHHNSVTRVVLKPTHMIGGYAQQAYGFNYYGTVGCNRDEFVVVRKMAKVDWLDGSSGDDLPRPLPTDIEEN; this comes from the coding sequence ATGAGTCACTTACTGGATCAACTGCGGTTCTTCAACCGCAAGCAAAACGAATTCTCCGACGGTCACGGCGAGACCCGTAAGGAGTCCCGCGACTGGGAAAACGTCTACCGCTCGCGCTGGCAGTACGACAAGATCGTGCGCTCCACCCACGGCGTTAACTGCACCGGCTCGTGCTCGTGGAAGATCTACGTGAAGAACGGCCTGATCACCTGGGAAACCCAGCAGACCGACTACCCGCGCACCCGCAACGACCTGCCCAACCATGAGCCGCGCGGCTGCCCACGGGGGGCCAGCTACAGCTGGTACATCTACAGCGCCAACCGCCTCAAGTACCCGAAGATCCGCAAGCCGCTGCTCAAGCTGTGGCGTGACGCGCGCCAGACCCTGTCGCCGGTGGAGGCGTGGGCGAGCATCGTCGAGGACAAGGTCAAGGCCGACTCGTACAAGAGCAAGCGCGGCATGGGCGGTTTCATTCGCTCGAACTGGGAAGAGGTCAACGAGATCATCGCCGCCTCCAACGTCTACACCATCAAGCAATACGGCCCGGACCGCATCGTCGGCTTCTCGCCGATCCCGGCCATGTCCATGGTCAGCTACGCGGCGGGTTCGCGTTACCTGTCGCTGATCGGCGGCGTGTGCCTGAGCTTCTACGATTGGTACTGCGACCTGCCACCGGCCTCGCCGATGGTGTGGGGCGAGCAGACCGACGTGCCGGAATCGGCCGACTGGTACAACTCCAACTACATCATCGCCTGGGGTTCCAACGTCCCGCAGACCCGTACCCCGGACGCGCACTTCTTCACCGAGGTGCGCTACAAGGGCACCAAGACCGTGGCCATCACCCCGGACTATTCGGAAGTGGCCAAGCTCACCGACCTGTGGCTCAACCCCAAGCAGGGCACCGACGCCGCGTTGGCCCAGGCCTTCAACCATGTGATCTTCAAGGAATTTCACCTGGATAAACCGAGCGCCTACTTCACCGACTACGCCAAGCGCTTTACCGACTTGCCGGTACTGGTGATGCTCAAGCCGATGACCGGGTTCGCCCCTGGCGCCGGCTTCCAGCCTGACCGCTTCCTGCGCGCCTCGGACCTCACCGGCAACCTCGGCCAGGACAACAACCCGGAATGGAAAACCATCGCCCTCGACGAGAGCGGTGAACTGGTGTCGCCACAAGGCTCCATCGGCTACCGCTGGGGCGAGAAGGGCAAGTGGAACATCCTCGCGAAGGAGGGCGGTGAAGGCCGCCCCATCGACCTCAAGCTCAGCCTGATCGGTGACGACGTCGCCGAAGTGGCCTTCCCGTATTTTGCCGGCGAAGCCCACGAGCACTTCCAGCACGTGGCTGGCGATGCCGTGCAGTTCCGCCGCGTGCCGGTGCACAGCGTGACCCTGGCCGACGGCAGCGTGGCCAAAGTGGCGACGGTGTTCGACTTGTCCGCCGCCAACCTGGCCATCGACCGTGGCCTGGGCGGCCAGAACGTGGCCAAGGACTACGACGACGCCAGCGTGCCGGGCACCCCGGCGTGGCAGGAAGCGATCACCGGCGTCAGCCGCGAGAAAGCCATCCAGATCGCCCGTGAGTTCGCCGACAACGCCGACAAGACCAAGGGCCGTTCGATGATCATCGTCGGCGCGGCGATGAACCACTGGTACCACATGGACATGAACTACCGCGGGCTGATCAATATGCTCATGCTCTGCGGTTGCGTCGGCCAGACCGGCGGCGGTTGGGCCCACTACGTCGGCCAGGAAAAACTGCGCCCGCAATGCGGCTGGCTGCCCCTGGCCTTCGGCCTCGACTGGAACCGCCCGCCACGCCAGATGAACGGCACCAGCTTCTTCTACGGCCACAGCTCGCAATGGCGCCACGAGAAGATGAGCATGCACGACGTGCTCTCGCCCCTGGCCGACAAGTCGCAATTCCCGGAACACGCCCTGGACTACAACATCCGCGCCGAACGCGCCGGCTGGTTGCCGAGTGCGCCACAGCTCAACACCAACCCGCTGCACATCTGCCGTGATGCGGCCGCCGCCGGCATGACGCCGAAAGACTACGTGGTCAAGTCCTGGCAGGACGGCAGCCTGCGCTTCGCCTGCGAACAGCCGGACAGCCCGGTGAACTTCCCGCGCAACATGTTTATCTGGCGCTCCAACCTGCTCGGTTCCTCGGGCAAGGGCCATGAGTACATGCTCAAGTACCTGTTGGGCACCAAGAACGGCGTGATGAACGAAGACATCGGCCACAGTACCGAATGCAAGCCCACCGAGGCCGAATGGGTCGAGGACGGCGCCATCGGCAAGCTCGACCTGGTGACCACCCTGGACTTCCGCATGTCCTCCACCTGCGTGTATTCCGACATCGTCTTGCCGACCGCCACCTGGTACGAAAAAGACGACATGAACACCTCGGACATGCACCCGTTCATCCACCCGTTGTCGGCGGCCATCGACCCGGCGTGGGAGTCGCGCTCCGACTGGGAAATCTACAAGGGCATCGCCAAGGCGTTCTCGGCCATGTCGGTCGGCCACCTGGGCGTGGAGCAAGACCTGGTCACCGTCCCGTTGATGCACGACAGCGTCGGCGAACTGGCCCAGCCGTTTGGCGGCACCGACTGGAAAAGCGCCGGTGTGGCGCCGGTTCCGGGCAAGAACGCGCCGAACATGGCAGTGGTGGAGCGGGACTACCCGAACATCTACAAGCAGTTCTCGTCCCTGGGTCCGATGCTGGAAAAACTCGGCAACGGCGGCAAGGGCATCAACTGGAACACCGATGAAGAAGTCGAGTTCCTCGGCGAGCTGAACCATCACGAAAGCGCTGCGGGCATCAGCCACGGCCGGCCGAAAATCGACACGGCCATCGACGCCGCCGAAGTGATCCTGTCCCTGGCCCCGGAAACCAACGGCAAGGTCGCCTTGAAAGCCTGGGCCGCGCTGTCGGAATTCACCGGCATCGACCACAGCCACCTGGCGATCTCCAAGGCCCACGAAGCGATTCGCTTCCGCGACATCCAGGCGCAGCCGCGCAAGATCATCTCCAGCCCGACCTGGTCAGGCCTGGAAGACGAGCACGTGAGCTACAACGCCGGCTACACCAACGTGCATGAAAACATCCCATGGCGCACCATCACCGGCCGCCAGCAGTTCTACCAGGATCACCCGTGGATGCAGGCGTTCGGCGAGCAGTTGATGAGCTACCGGCCACCGGTCAACACCCGCACCATCGAAGGGGTGAAGGGCAAGCGCAGCAATGGCGAGACCGAGATTGTGCTGAACTGGATCACCCCGCACCAGAAGTGGGGCATCCACAGCACCTACAGCGACAACCTGCTGATGCTCACCCTGAGTCGTGGCGGACCGATCGTGTGGCTCTCGGAAATCGACGCCAAGCGTGCCGGCATCGAAGACAACGACTGGATCGAATGCTTCAACGTCAACGGTGCATTGACCGCCCGTGCGGTGGTCAGCCAGCGCGTCAAGGAAGGCATGGTGATGATGTACCACGCCCAGGAACGCATCGTGAACGTGCCGGGTTCGGAAACCACCAAGACCCGTGGCGGCCACCACAACTCGGTGACCCGCGTGGTGCTCAAGCCGACCCACATGATCGGCGGCTATGCCCAGCAGGCCTACGGTTTCAACTACTACGGCACGGTCGGTTGCAACCGCGATGAGTTTGTCGTGGTGCGCAAGATGGCCAAGGTCGACTGGCTCGATGGCTCCAGCGGCGATGACTTGCCGCGCCCATTGCCGACTGACATCGAGGAGAACTGA
- a CDS encoding NarK family nitrate/nitrite MFS transporter, giving the protein MSIAQKPGSGPVIHDWRPEDPAFWGASGKKTATRNLWISIPALLLAFAVWMVWSTVIVRLNAIGFTFTTDQLFWLAALPGLSGATLRVFYSFMVPIFGGRRWTALSTASLLLPSLWMGFAVQDPNTPYSVFVLIALLCGFGGGNFASSMSNISFFYPKSQQGTALGLNAGLGNLGVSVMQFCVPLVITFGVFGLVGGQPQTLADGSQLWLQNAGFIWVPFILTVTVAAWFGMNDLSSARASFSEQAVIFKRKHNWLMCWLYLATFGSFIGFSAAFPLLIKTSFPDVVALKFAFLGPLVGALVRPLGGWLADKLGGARVTLWNFVLMIVMVFGVLHFLPVNGQGGSFYGFLGMFMLLFITTGVGNGSTFRMIPVIFRTQHEKASAGKSAAEREQAIKDAGKESAAVLGFSSAMGAFGAFFIPKSFGTSMAATGSPAMAFYMFVGFYLSCIVVTWWWYARKGCATPC; this is encoded by the coding sequence ATGTCCATCGCGCAAAAGCCCGGCTCGGGGCCGGTGATCCACGACTGGCGCCCTGAAGACCCGGCGTTCTGGGGCGCCAGCGGCAAGAAGACCGCGACCCGCAACCTATGGATCTCGATTCCCGCGCTGTTGCTGGCCTTCGCCGTGTGGATGGTGTGGAGCACGGTGATCGTGCGCCTGAACGCCATCGGCTTTACGTTCACCACCGACCAGTTGTTCTGGCTGGCGGCGTTGCCGGGCCTGTCCGGTGCCACCTTGCGGGTGTTCTACTCGTTCATGGTGCCGATCTTCGGCGGCCGCCGCTGGACCGCCCTGAGCACCGCGTCGCTGCTGCTGCCGTCGCTGTGGATGGGCTTTGCGGTGCAAGACCCCAACACCCCCTACAGCGTGTTTGTACTGATCGCGCTGCTGTGCGGTTTCGGCGGCGGCAACTTCGCCTCGAGCATGTCCAACATCAGCTTCTTCTACCCCAAGTCGCAGCAAGGCACGGCCCTGGGCCTGAACGCCGGCCTCGGCAACCTGGGGGTGTCGGTGATGCAGTTCTGCGTGCCGCTGGTGATCACGTTCGGCGTGTTCGGCCTGGTGGGCGGTCAACCGCAGACCTTGGCGGATGGCAGTCAACTCTGGCTGCAGAACGCCGGTTTCATCTGGGTGCCGTTTATCCTCACCGTCACCGTGGCGGCCTGGTTCGGCATGAATGACCTGTCCAGCGCCCGCGCTTCGTTCAGCGAGCAGGCGGTGATCTTCAAGCGCAAGCACAACTGGCTGATGTGCTGGTTGTACCTGGCCACCTTCGGCTCATTCATCGGCTTTTCGGCGGCGTTCCCGCTGCTGATCAAGACCTCGTTCCCCGATGTGGTGGCGCTGAAATTCGCCTTCCTCGGCCCGCTGGTCGGTGCCCTGGTGCGCCCACTCGGCGGCTGGCTGGCGGACAAGCTGGGCGGCGCACGGGTGACCTTGTGGAACTTCGTGCTGATGATCGTGATGGTGTTCGGCGTGCTGCACTTTTTGCCGGTGAACGGGCAGGGCGGCAGCTTCTACGGTTTCCTCGGCATGTTCATGCTGCTGTTCATCACCACCGGCGTCGGCAATGGCTCCACCTTCCGCATGATCCCGGTGATCTTTCGCACCCAGCACGAGAAGGCCAGTGCCGGTAAATCCGCCGCCGAGCGCGAGCAGGCGATCAAGGATGCCGGCAAGGAATCCGCCGCCGTGCTGGGCTTCAGCTCGGCCATGGGTGCCTTCGGTGCGTTCTTCATTCCCAAGTCCTTCGGCACATCCATGGCCGCCACCGGCAGCCCGGCGATGGCCTTCTACATGTTTGTCGGTTTCTACCTGAGCTGCATTGTCGTGACCTGGTGGTGGTACGCCCGCAAAGGCTGCGCCACACCCTGCTGA
- a CDS encoding MFS transporter: MTQPRMRQGLVLGMSTLAFTVCFMVWMMFAVLGVPIKELLQLNETQFGLLAATPVLTGSLVRLPLGLLTDRFGGRIVFFLLMLACVLPLYLITYATAYWQFLVLGLFVGLAGGSFSVGIAYVAKWFDKENQGFAMGVFGAGNAGAAVTKFLAPALIALGTWHLVPKVFGAILFITALLFWFLTSENKAHRSAGGASLRQQLLCLKDPAVWRYCQYYSIVFGGYVALALWMTKYYVQEYGFSLQSAALLAACFSLPGGVLRAVGGWMSDRWGAQSVTWWVLWVSWICLFLLSYPQTQLQVQTVNGSLDFHIGLNATLFTVLLFVMGIAFAFGKASVFKYIANDYPQNMGAVSGIVGLAGGLGGFVLPILFGALVDLTGVRSSCFMLMYGVVWVSLTWMYFSEMRKQPLLGKTAQPLQGE; the protein is encoded by the coding sequence GTGACTCAACCCCGTATGAGACAAGGCCTGGTGCTGGGCATGAGCACACTCGCCTTCACCGTCTGCTTTATGGTGTGGATGATGTTCGCCGTGTTGGGCGTACCCATCAAAGAGCTGCTGCAACTCAACGAAACCCAGTTCGGCCTGTTGGCCGCCACGCCGGTGTTGACCGGCTCCCTGGTGCGCCTGCCCCTGGGCCTGCTGACTGACCGCTTCGGCGGGCGCATCGTGTTCTTCCTGTTGATGCTCGCCTGCGTGCTGCCGCTGTACCTGATCACCTACGCCACCGCCTATTGGCAGTTCCTGGTGCTGGGCCTGTTCGTCGGCCTGGCCGGCGGTTCGTTTTCGGTGGGCATCGCCTACGTCGCCAAGTGGTTCGACAAAGAGAACCAGGGCTTTGCCATGGGCGTGTTCGGCGCCGGCAACGCGGGCGCCGCCGTCACCAAGTTTCTGGCCCCGGCGCTGATAGCCCTCGGCACCTGGCACCTGGTGCCCAAGGTGTTCGGCGCGATCCTGTTTATCACCGCGCTGCTGTTCTGGTTCCTCACCAGCGAAAACAAGGCCCACCGCAGTGCTGGCGGCGCCAGCCTGCGCCAGCAGTTGCTGTGCCTGAAAGACCCGGCCGTGTGGCGCTACTGCCAGTACTACTCGATTGTATTCGGCGGCTATGTGGCCCTGGCGCTGTGGATGACCAAGTACTACGTGCAGGAATACGGCTTCAGCCTGCAAAGCGCCGCGCTGCTGGCCGCGTGTTTCTCCCTGCCCGGCGGCGTGCTGCGTGCGGTGGGCGGCTGGATGTCCGACCGCTGGGGTGCCCAGAGCGTGACCTGGTGGGTGCTGTGGGTGAGCTGGATCTGCCTGTTCCTGCTCAGCTACCCGCAGACCCAATTGCAGGTGCAGACCGTCAACGGTTCCCTGGATTTCCACATCGGCCTCAACGCCACCCTGTTCACCGTGCTGTTGTTTGTGATGGGCATCGCCTTCGCGTTCGGCAAGGCCTCGGTGTTCAAGTACATCGCCAATGACTACCCACAGAACATGGGCGCGGTGTCCGGCATCGTCGGCCTGGCCGGTGGCCTGGGCGGCTTTGTGCTGCCGATCCTGTTTGGCGCCCTGGTGGACCTCACCGGCGTGCGCTCGTCCTGCTTCATGTTGATGTACGGCGTGGTCTGGGTGTCCCTGACCTGGATGTACTTCAGCGAAATGCGCAAGCAACCGCTGTTGGGCAAAACCGCCCAACCTCTCCAAGGAGAATGA